The window TTGAAAGCGCAAATCAGCGCGGCAGATGTTGCGAACCCCGGCGCGGTGGACATTGCGGTCGTCAATCCGACTCCGGGTGGCGGCGCATCAAACACGTTGCCGTTTGTAATTTCGGCATTGAGCTGCCAAACGACTTGCATGCAATCGGCGGCGTATTACGTGATCAACATCAACCGGCTGCCGAATGGCAGCATCATCATTGGCGGTGTGAACTTCAATAATCCGGTTTCGATCCAGAACAACCTGATTGATGTGCGACGGGCATTGCGCGGAGGCACTGCTCCGCTGGCAATTCTCAACCAGCAATATGTCGCCACGCAGATCAGCCTGGCAGCGGTTAATGGCACCAGCAATCCGGGCGTGATGAACAGCCCACTGGCTTGTTACGGCATTACCTTTGAACCGGTGCAACTGGGCAATGGAGTGGTTTTGACTCGGACGACTTTGCTCAAAGACCTCCTGAATCAGGCCAGACTCTCCATTATTGATAACCGTCAGGACGACATGTCCAAAATCGCTGCGATCCTGCTGCTCATCAACGGCAACGATCCAAACAGTCATTGCCAATAAATCCGGCAATGGATAAACAAACAGCCGCAGATCAATCGAAGAAATTGATCTGCGGCTTTTTGTGCTTCAAACTCTTTCAACAACACAGCATATTTCAGCTCAATTCAACTGAGCCTGCCGCAACTGCAATTCGGCCAAGAGCGATTTGATTTTGGCAACGTCCGCGGCTTCCGGTTCGCGGCGAAGATAATCCTCAAATCCCATCCGAGCTTCTGCATAGCGTTTCAGCGAAAAACAGGCCATCGCTCGATCTCGAATTTCGGCCGTTGAATCCGGATTGATCAACAACGCTCGTTCAATTGCGCTCAGCAATTTGAAATGGTCGTTGGCCTTGGCATAAATGCCTTTCAGATTTTGTAACATCCGGCTCAGGATTTGTTTTTTGGTTACTGCGTTCAGGAAGGAAGAAGAAAAGGACAATTGGCCGTTGTACATTTCTTCAATCATCCTGCGGCAGCGATCTTCATCCACAATCCTCCCGCCATGAAATGGATCGGCGAAAATCTCCTGCCCCCCGCCCACATACTTGACCAGAAAGTGACCAGGCATGCCTACGCCATAAAGCGTTAAACCGATTCGCCGCCCAACTTCCATCATCACAACCGAAAGCGTAATGGGGATTCCGGTTCGCCGCTCGATGACATTGTTCAAAAAACTGTTTCGCGCGTCGTAATAGTTTTCAGCGTTGCCGCGAAATCCCAAATCATCGAATAACAAATTGCCGAGCCGCATGATTTGCGTCAGCGGATCGGCAAAATAATCATCTCGTGCGCGCGCTTGTTCGCCGAAATGATCCAGCAGTGAAAGATATTCTTCGATATCCAGATTCGGATACTCTTCGGCGGCAATCAGCAATGCGGCGCGATCCAG is drawn from Acidobacteriota bacterium and contains these coding sequences:
- a CDS encoding tetratricopeptide repeat protein, with product MTQEQTRAQFTEIVTRDEDRLELDRAALLIAAEEYPNLDIEEYLSLLDHFGEQARARDDYFADPLTQIMRLGNLLFDDLGFRGNAENYYDARNSFLNNVIERRTGIPITLSVVMMEVGRRIGLTLYGVGMPGHFLVKYVGGGQEIFADPFHGGRIVDEDRCRRMIEEMYNGQLSFSSSFLNAVTKKQILSRMLQNLKGIYAKANDHFKLLSAIERALLINPDSTAEIRDRAMACFSLKRYAEARMGFEDYLRREPEAADVAKIKSLLAELQLRQAQLN